The Halorhodospira halophila SL1 genomic sequence ATGAAGAGCGCCGGGAAAGCCTGATCGTTCTGGTCGGTGAGCCGGGGTCGCCCGATATACGCACCGCAGAGCCCGTGGCCCGTTCCAGGGCCCACGATCTGGCCATCCTGCGCATCGAAGGCGATCCACTCCCGGCTCTGAACATCGGCGACCCGAACGACTTGCGCCCCGGCAACCAGGTGGCCTACACCGGCTTCCCGATTGGCATGGTGATCGGTTTCTATCCGGTGACGCACACCGCGATCATCTCTGCGCGCACCCCCTTGGCATTGCCGGCACAACGAGACGATCAACTGGACCCCGGACAGGTGGCGCGGCTTCGCCGGGAAGAGCCGCCGATGGTGTTCCAGCTCGACGGCACCGCCTATCCGGGCAACAGCGGCAGCCCGGTTTACGACATCAGCACCGGACAGGTCTATGCCGTGCTAAACAAGGTATTTGTTCAGGGTGGGCGTGAAGCGGCCGTGCGCGAACCGAGTGGTATCAGCTACGCGATTCCACTCGATCTAGCCGAGTCGCTGGTCGAAGAGTACGAGCACGAATTCCGTTAACCGGTCCCGGTGCGCT encodes the following:
- a CDS encoding S1 family peptidase — its product is MTRHPRSLTCWLLGLGALLLIAKSTATSAFAKDDLADTIESITPSVVGVGTHAPTRNPRVDFRGTGFVIADGNAVLTNQHVLPETLDEERRESLIVLVGEPGSPDIRTAEPVARSRAHDLAILRIEGDPLPALNIGDPNDLRPGNQVAYTGFPIGMVIGFYPVTHTAIISARTPLALPAQRDDQLDPGQVARLRREEPPMVFQLDGTAYPGNSGSPVYDISTGQVYAVLNKVFVQGGREAAVREPSGISYAIPLDLAESLVEEYEHEFR